The following coding sequences are from one Macaca nemestrina isolate mMacNem1 chromosome 1, mMacNem.hap1, whole genome shotgun sequence window:
- the LOC105473168 gene encoding natriuretic peptides B codes for MDPQTAPSRVLLLLLFLHLALPGGRSHPLGSSASDLETSGLQEQRNHLQGKLSELQVEQISLEPPQESPRPTGIWKAQEAATEGIRGHRKMVLYTLRAPRSPKMVRGSGCFGRKMDRISSSSGLGCKVLRRH; via the exons ATGGATCCCCAGACAGCACCTTCCCGGGTGCTCCTGCTTCTGCTCTTCTTGCACCTGGCTCTCCCGGGAGGTCGTTCCCACCCACTGGGCAGTTCGGCCTCGGACTTGGAAACGTCTGGGTTACAG GAGCAGCGCAACCATTTGCAGGGCAAACTCTCAGAGCTGCAGGTGGAGCAGATATCCCTGGAGCCCCCCCAGGAGAGCCCCCGTCCCACAGGTATCTGGAAGGCCCAGGAGGCAGCCACTGAGGGCATCCGTGGCCACCGCAAAATGGTCCTGTACACCCTGCGGGCACCGCGAAGCCCCAAGATGGTACGAGGGTCTGGCTGCTTTGGGAGGAAGATGGACCGGATCAGCTCCTCCAGCGGCCTGGGCTGCAAAG TGCTGAGGCGACATTAA
- the LOC105473164 gene encoding natriuretic peptides A isoform X1: MSSFSTISVSFLLFLAFQLPGQTRANPMYNAVSNADLMDFKNLLDHLEEKMPLEDEVVPPQVLREQNEEAGAALSPLPEVPPWTGDVSPAQRDGGALGQGPWDSSDRSALLKSKLRALLTAPRSLRRSSCFGGRMDRIGAQSGLGCNSFRYRR, encoded by the exons ATGAGCTCCTTCTCCACCATCAGTGTGAGCTTCCTCCTTTTTCTGGCATTCCAGCTCCCAGGTCAGACCAGAGCTAATCCCATGTACAATGCCGTGTCCAACGCAGACCTGATGGATTTCAAG AATTTGCTGGACCATTTGGAAGAAAAGATGCCTTTAGAAGATGAGGTCGTGCCCCCACAAGTGCTCAGAGAGCAGAATGAAGAAGCGGGGGCTGCTCTCAGCCCCCTCCCTGAGGTGCCTCCCTGGACCGGGGATGTCAGCCCAGCCCAGAGAGATGGGGGTGCCCTCGGGCAGGGCCCCTGGGACTCCTCCGATCGATCTGCCCTCTTAAAAAGCAAGCTGAGGGCGCTGCTCACTGCCCCTCGGAGCCTGCGGAGATCCAGTTGCTTCGGGGGCAGGATGGACAGGATTGGAGCCCAGAGCGGACTGGGCTGTAACAGCTTCCGG TACCGAAGATAA
- the LOC105473164 gene encoding natriuretic peptides A isoform X2, which produces MYNAVSNADLMDFKNLLDHLEEKMPLEDEVVPPQVLREQNEEAGAALSPLPEVPPWTGDVSPAQRDGGALGQGPWDSSDRSALLKSKLRALLTAPRSLRRSSCFGGRMDRIGAQSGLGCNSFRYRR; this is translated from the exons ATGTACAATGCCGTGTCCAACGCAGACCTGATGGATTTCAAG AATTTGCTGGACCATTTGGAAGAAAAGATGCCTTTAGAAGATGAGGTCGTGCCCCCACAAGTGCTCAGAGAGCAGAATGAAGAAGCGGGGGCTGCTCTCAGCCCCCTCCCTGAGGTGCCTCCCTGGACCGGGGATGTCAGCCCAGCCCAGAGAGATGGGGGTGCCCTCGGGCAGGGCCCCTGGGACTCCTCCGATCGATCTGCCCTCTTAAAAAGCAAGCTGAGGGCGCTGCTCACTGCCCCTCGGAGCCTGCGGAGATCCAGTTGCTTCGGGGGCAGGATGGACAGGATTGGAGCCCAGAGCGGACTGGGCTGTAACAGCTTCCGG TACCGAAGATAA